Below is a window of Armatimonadota bacterium DNA.
CTTTCGGTCTTTGTCTGAGGTAGGACGGGTGTCATCCTGAACTCGATTCAGGATCCATCACTCTGGATGCCGGATCGAGTCCGGCATGACGACGGGGGCGAGCGCCAAGAACGCCCTTCGATACACTCTCCGCTCCGCTCCGAGCGCCCAGGGCTTTCGGTTCTTGTGGCGTGCGCCGCCATCCCGCATCCGCGAAAATGACCCCTTACCACCGCCGGGCGGATTTGCTATAATGTGCGGGCCAGGCCCGGGGGTACACGGGCCGGCGGATCCCACCAATGGTGTTCGGGAGGCAAGGGAGTTGGCGGAGCAGCTGCATCTGGGCGACGAAGACGGCATCGCGGCCTTCAGACAGGCCTGGGACAAGGCCCTCGTGAAGCTCGAAACGGAGATCAACAAGCCCACCTTCGAGAGCTTCTTCCGCACCGCAAGGCCCCTCTCCCTGAAGGACGGCAAGCTGACCGTCGCCGCACGCGGGGACCTCGCCGTCGCGTTCCTCAACAAGAGCGCGGACGCCGTCAGGGCCGCCCTGAGCGAGGCGCTGGGAGGCCCGGTCGAGCCGGCCTTCGTGGCGGACACCGAGCAGGCGCCGGCGCCCGAGAGCCAGCCCCAGAAAGAACCCGCCAAGGCCCCCGCGAAGAGCGTCGTCAGCCCGATGTCCGAGCCGCTGAACGAGAGGCTCGACTTCGACAGCTTCGTGATCGGCGACTGCAACCGGTTCGCCCATGCCGCGTGCATGGCCGTCGCCAAGAAGCCCGGCAAGGTGTTCAACCCGCTCTTCATCTACGGCGGCCCCGGCCTGGGGAAGACGCACCTGCTCCACGCGATCGCGCACTACGTCCTGACCCGCCTTTCCGGCAAGGAGGTCGCCTACCTCTCCGGCGAGACGTTCACGTCGCAGTTCGTCGCCTCCCTGCGCGACCGCCAGTCCGAGAGCTTCCGCACCAGGCACCGCAAGGTGGACTACTGGCTGCTCGACGACGTTCAGTTCCTCGTGAGCAAGGAGCGCACGAAGGAGGAGTTCTTCCACACGTTCAACACCCTTCAGCAGACCGGCAAGCAGATCGTGATCACCAGCGACAGCCCGCCGAAGGACCTGAAGCCTATAGACGACCGCCTGCGCTCCCGTTTCGAGGCCGGGCTGGTGGCCGACCTCGCGCCGCCGGACCTGGAGACGCGGCTCGCGATCCTGCAGAAGAAGGCCGAGTCCGAGGATGCGCGGGTGCCGGACGAGGTGCTCATGGAGATCGCCGCCCTGATCCAGACGGACGTGCGCGCGCTCGAGGGGGCGCTCATAACCGTGGTCGCGCACGGCTCGCTCATGAGGAAGCGGCTCACG
It encodes the following:
- the dnaA gene encoding chromosomal replication initiator protein DnaA, whose product is MAEQLHLGDEDGIAAFRQAWDKALVKLETEINKPTFESFFRTARPLSLKDGKLTVAARGDLAVAFLNKSADAVRAALSEALGGPVEPAFVADTEQAPAPESQPQKEPAKAPAKSVVSPMSEPLNERLDFDSFVIGDCNRFAHAACMAVAKKPGKVFNPLFIYGGPGLGKTHLLHAIAHYVLTRLSGKEVAYLSGETFTSQFVASLRDRQSESFRTRHRKVDYWLLDDVQFLVSKERTKEEFFHTFNTLQQTGKQIVITSDSPPKDLKPIDDRLRSRFEAGLVADLAPPDLETRLAILQKKAESEDARVPDEVLMEIAALIQTDVRALEGALITVVAHGSLMRKRLTKAVARGLVERYLLQRRCSQISIDAILRLTGESFSVAVEDLTSASRKKEIVTPRHAAMYLCRELTAFPLEGIGKAFGGRNHATVVHACAHVKELLDEDGDFRNRVDRLAEELRAGRY